In Acanthochromis polyacanthus isolate Apoly-LR-REF ecotype Palm Island chromosome 9, KAUST_Apoly_ChrSc, whole genome shotgun sequence, the DNA window ACCAAACTCTGTTGTTGGACACCATCTTTTGAACAAACAAGATGCAGTCCAAGGAAGGAAGAAATTAAATGTTGATTTCTTCCCTCTTCAGGGGCAGATGAAAGGTGCTTGACTATTTCATCACATAACAACAGTGAGAAGTATCAGCTACACAACATATGCACATCACCATACTAACAAAAGTGACCGCTGCATCTCTAGAATACCCCTCCTTTAAAGCTTGCAGTTATAAATACACAGAATTTGATCGGCCATTTGTTGTGGACACTTTGTCTATAACTGTGCGACAGAATACAACCTATTATGGCGAAGGGGTGGTTTCTTCATCATCCCCCCAGCTGTAGGTTCCAGGAGTTGGGGGTGGCATGAAGGGAGATCGATTCATGGGAAATTCACAGGAGTCAGGGTACAGCAGATACCCAGAGAACGTGCTGGTGCTGTCTGTGTCGGTGTACATGCCATTGTTAGCATTGTTCTTGACCTGCATCCATACCTCGTCTCCCATCGCAAGGTGGAGGACAACCTTGTGGCTAGTGGTGGTTGGGTAGgttccttctgtcattttgacttTCGGGTAGAAGTCATGGAACAGGCCAACTTTAAGTGGCTTCTCGGCAACTGCGAGGTGGAAGCTGAAGACGTAGGTGCCGTTGACAGGGGCCGTGTAGATACCCATTAATGGGTTGAAGTGTCCCTGCTTGTTGGTGAGGACACGCGGGAAAGAAATGGGCCAGTTGGGACGAGGAAATGACTGGTTGATAGATGCTGAGAACACCGACTGGATGGCTGGAGAGCAGGGACCACGTGGCCCCATGATACCCATATCACCCTGGTTGCCTTTTGGTCCCATGATGCCCTGCTCGCCCTTTGCACCAGTGTCACCTTTGGCCCCATTGTTGCCCTTTTCTCCTGGCATTCCATCAACACCATCCGCCCCATCAGTGCACTCACACATTCCCTTCTCACCTTCTTCCCCCTTCTGGCCGTTCATACCAGGTTCCCCAGGTCTGCCTAAGTCCCCCTTATAACCCTTCATACCCTTGGGTCCCTCAGATCCCTTCACCCCAGGCAGGCCCCGGGCTCCAGCTGGACCAGGTCGAcctttttcacctttttcacCTGGGACACTATGGCAGGCAGGGCATGTGCCGGTTTCTCCTTGGGGACCTGGTGCACCAGGGAACCCCATAGATCCTTGATCCCCTTTctcacctgaaaacacacaaaacatgcaatgacaatgtttgcatcattttgacaTGCAATGCTTTCCTTCACATTTGTCTTCTTCACTTTTCAGAATCATTGTGCTGGTAATTCAGGATGAATGCCCAGACCAGTCTATGCATATCTATTATATTTTGATAAGCCGACATATTTCACAAACCCTGATCACTTCTTTGAAACACCTGTGAGCATTTACTTTGAAATGGTGGCGTACTTCATAGAATCCTGTTGACTTCCTATAAATACCAGTGTTTTTCATGGGGTGTACTACAGATCGCTACcaaaagacacaacacacagTTTGTGATCAGGCTTCATGTTTTGGAATACaatttgtcttggttttgtcaaaGCTGCAGGGTGAGATTTGTGGCGAAACCATGCCAGAAAAATCTATAATGGTAACTCAGAGGAATAATAATAAGCCTGCTTCAATGCAAATCATAAAATAACCATAAACACTTGATAAATATCTGTTGTAACACAGAAATTATTTAGGAGTAATTTTGCTACAAGAAAACAGGCAACATCTGTAAATTAGCAGTACATTGTTAAAATACATTACAATTAAATATGTCAAATAATAATTTAAGGTTTTTTTCAGTGCAGTGAACACAATTTTTCCCTAACCTTAATCAGGTAGTTATTTTTGCCAATGGCACAATCTTTTTCTTACTCTAATGAAGCAATTTCTGTGAACGAACCCAATAAAACCTTCACTATAGAGTTCTCAAGACATAAAACTGTTGTACTTTTTCAATATTGGTACAGTTCTGGGACATGATTTAATCAATACGAAagtgttacttatttaaaccgacaattcagtaaATAAGTAGCACTTTCGTATAGtatataatgacaaaaatgaacctaatccaactATGATTAAATCAACATAGTACTTGGACATTGGACTttccaatttatttttaatcataaCCAAGAGCATACCCTTAGTTTATTCAATTATTATTGTACACATGACATATCTGAAAGTAGTTATGTTATCTCAAACCCCATGATATTTTCTCTAAGTTGGTTCCGTGTTGCACTAATGACCTTTCCAACAGAGAGACCATCTATAATAGAATGATATTAGCAGACCTTTGAATCCACGCTGGCCCTTTGTCCCGGTGAAACCGGTGTTGCCATACCTTCCTTTCTCCCCCATTTCTCCCTTctttcctgtaaaaaaaaaaaaaaacgaagacagaaataatgaaaaattaatGACATGAGGATGTGACATGCATGAAGACAAACTAAATTATGGTCTGTTGAGTGAATAGACATCAACCAACAATTCCATTGCATAACATaacatatatgtgtatatatgtaacATAACATATATTTAAAGATGGTAGCAGAATGCATCTTGGTTGCTTAAGTCCCAGGACAGATTTatgctaaaagaaaaaaaagtaagaacGTTGTTTGTTACATTAGAATTTGTATTTATCCTTGAGGGGGTGCTATCACAACTATGGGGTTGGCCATAAATCTGAACCCAAATAGTGTGACTCACCTGATCTGATGCACATACAAGCCATTGCCCATTCTTTCATTCTGCTATCTGCATATCACCTTTCTCTTTGCTAAGGCAAACAAAAGCAGCAACCACAACTACCTATCTAAcggaaaatttcaagttttgggATTTGGAGTGTGAAAAAACTGCAACAACATAACTGaggttttgtcatatttgttgAGTGTCTTGAATGTGTAACTCACCCTTCATCCCTTCAGGACCTGTGAATCCTTGTCGACCTTTGAAACCCATCACTCCAGGTCTCCCAGGACCCCCAGGTTCACCTGATCAAACGTTACAGTCAGGTCAGGTTGTACACAAATTTCTGCAAACATTCAGATTTTGTTTTGCAAGTTAAGGATTCAGTCTGAAAGGGGAGTCAAACTACTAACCCTGCTAGTGCACTTTAATTCTCTGACGCTTTGTTGTATGATGTGGTTTTCAAGCTTTTTTCTGTCATGACCTCCTTTGGATTTCAGAAACCCTTGTTCCTCACATGTCACCTGATTTACACTGGCTGACACTACTGAGAAATATGGCAGGGACTTTCCCACacaggttttttgtttgtttgcttttgccCCAATGTGCTCCGAGTCATTTAATCTTTAGGATTTGCCCATACCAACTCCCCATCCAAAACAATTTTCCTAGATAATGCAGCATTGTGGGGTTTAGGCTTGTACAGAAGCACCACGACCAAGTCTCCTATGTGGTTTAATGACTTCTAGCCAGTGTGTACATATTTAATCATGTCAGGATCAATTAAGATATTGTTCTTACACTTCAGTGACAAATGTGACAGCTGCTTCTGGtgaatttaaataattaattaactAAGCATTGTTGCTGCACATGTTAAGTAGATTATTCAAGATTATAACATGTCAACACAGTGGACATAAACAAAGGATCAAGCTTGGATTCTTGTCTACACAGACCAGTTAAAAAAGGACTTGATCGGCCCTGATCTTTATCCAAAGATCGGACTCGAGACGTCATTAGAGACTagtaataaacagtaaaaacgCTGTTGAAATATCAGTTTCTAATTTATGAACTAAGTTTCTTTGATCATGCACATTTTTCAGtagtaatgtttttttcttctctgtggcATGTCTTGAAACTTTCACTAAATTCTTTTGGCTTCAATACCCTGCCTACTTTTTAGAGTCATTAAGTGGTCAGAATGACACTGCAGATATCTCAAGCTGGAATTATACCCTGTCAAATTGTAATTACATGTATCGTGTACTGATTAAATGCTTTGCGGGACCAATATCCAGTGGGAAGCCTTGCATGAGAAGCATCACTCCGAGCGA includes these proteins:
- the LOC127535353 gene encoding otolin-1-like, translated to MGEKGRYGNTGFTGTKGQRGFKGEKGDQGSMGFPGAPGPQGETGTCPACHSVPGEKGEKGRPGPAGARGLPGVKGSEGPKGMKGYKGDLGRPGEPGMNGQKGEEGEKGMCECTDGADGVDGMPGEKGNNGAKGDTGAKGEQGIMGPKGNQGDMGIMGPRGPCSPAIQSVFSASINQSFPRPNWPISFPRVLTNKQGHFNPLMGIYTAPVNGTYVFSFHLAVAEKPLKVGLFHDFYPKVKMTEGTYPTTTSHKVVLHLAMGDEVWMQVKNNANNGMYTDTDSTSTFSGYLLYPDSCEFPMNRSPFMPPPTPGTYSWGDDEETTPSP